From Arthrobacter sp. FW306-2-2C-D06B, a single genomic window includes:
- a CDS encoding GNAT family N-acetyltransferase has protein sequence MTEFTDSTAESFSPDVTTVRNDKFHRYELLVDGEVAVISQFMDKPGHIDFLHTETRPQFKGRGLAKVLAHFALDDVVASGKRIIPHCPFIAAYLRKHEGYELDVDWPPEPPVGEPDNE, from the coding sequence ATGACTGAGTTCACGGATTCAACCGCAGAGTCGTTCAGCCCGGACGTGACAACGGTCAGGAACGACAAATTCCACCGCTACGAGCTTCTGGTTGACGGTGAAGTAGCCGTGATCTCGCAGTTTATGGACAAACCCGGCCACATCGACTTTCTCCACACAGAGACGCGCCCGCAGTTCAAAGGCCGCGGGCTGGCCAAGGTCCTGGCGCACTTTGCCTTGGACGACGTCGTCGCCTCCGGCAAGCGGATCATTCCGCATTGCCCGTTCATTGCGGCCTATCTGCGCAAGCATGAGGGCTACGAGCTCGACGTTGATTGGCCACCGGAACCGCCGGTGGGGGAACCGGACAACGAGTAG
- a CDS encoding SpaH/EbpB family LPXTG-anchored major pilin — MGQVSEDGSTGGDASLDVGHSDPHIMAMVRDGDASAFDELFRRHVAAAQFVARAQTDNVSDADDVVSEAFASIFQALTEGKGPDQFFRSYLLTAVRRIAYDRNRKARRTQVVGDVDVLDTVAMDADTVLDAFESTTMAKAFRSLPERWQAALWHVDIEGLKPAAAAPFIGLSPNGVSSLVIRAREGLRQAYLQNHVTVVSDDSCAEFSSQLGKYARDGLKRASREKVRAHLEECPKCTAVLVELNDVQAGMRALVFPLVVGVVFTPAAAAGFLPGTAMLETLLSGGVLPEPFLPEQFVTGGAEPAAAELRSVGGFWKIAVAALVLGGLVIAGILMWLGQTSPAPIAEADVPSIAPSAPQSAPERAPTAPPPSPVPTPDPPAIAVPRPLAPVPIAPEAAPMPQATVRVADPGTGITTPIPRTGSLTIHKYEKPATPTGLPHDGMALTAAQLEGMTPMAGVTFTVQKVNNIDLTTNAGWAAAAALTPAQAAAQAATPGSTATTDASGTATLGNLPLGLYLVTETGYPAGVTPSAPFLVTLPMTDPAGGNGWIYDVNVYPKNAVTTATKTVNDASVVKLGDNVQWTITSDIPNVNPIDGYRIVDKLDSKLSYANSAVALSNNAALVLDTDYTVVFDTASNTLMIDFTASGRAILAANPTAKVLVTVNSTVSTVGEIANTALVYPNAASFAITPGQPGGPVLTPPVSTTKWGDIVLHKKDSQSSAALSGAVFSVYPSRADALAGTKAISVGGVSSWTTDASGNLVISGLRYSNWANGKPVGPGQPGYQSYWLVETKAPAGYELLAQPVETAVTSNDPSAVTVTIGNIKQNTGFQLPLTGAGTWPLTAGGILVLAGAGLFMATGRRKPAEAK; from the coding sequence ATGGGGCAGGTTTCAGAGGACGGTTCGACTGGCGGAGACGCATCGTTGGATGTCGGGCACAGCGACCCTCACATCATGGCCATGGTGCGTGACGGTGATGCTTCCGCCTTCGATGAGCTGTTCCGGCGACACGTGGCAGCTGCCCAATTTGTTGCCCGCGCCCAGACGGACAATGTCAGCGACGCCGACGACGTTGTGTCCGAGGCGTTTGCTTCGATTTTCCAGGCCCTCACCGAGGGCAAGGGACCGGACCAGTTCTTTCGATCCTATCTTTTGACTGCAGTGCGGCGAATTGCCTACGACCGGAACCGGAAGGCCAGGCGTACTCAAGTCGTCGGCGACGTCGACGTCCTGGATACCGTTGCCATGGACGCGGACACCGTTCTAGACGCTTTTGAGTCCACCACCATGGCCAAGGCGTTCAGATCGCTTCCGGAACGCTGGCAGGCGGCCCTCTGGCACGTGGACATCGAAGGCCTGAAACCTGCCGCTGCCGCACCCTTCATCGGATTGAGCCCCAACGGCGTCTCGTCGCTCGTGATCCGGGCGCGAGAGGGGCTCCGGCAGGCCTACTTGCAAAACCACGTGACGGTGGTGAGCGACGACTCATGCGCTGAATTTTCGAGCCAGCTCGGAAAGTACGCCCGCGACGGCCTGAAGCGCGCGTCGCGGGAAAAGGTCAGGGCACACCTGGAAGAGTGTCCGAAGTGCACGGCTGTGCTGGTGGAACTCAACGATGTCCAGGCAGGCATGAGGGCGCTTGTTTTCCCCTTGGTTGTCGGGGTGGTCTTCACACCGGCAGCGGCCGCCGGATTCCTCCCCGGAACCGCAATGCTGGAGACCCTTCTTTCTGGAGGGGTTCTCCCGGAGCCGTTCCTTCCCGAGCAGTTCGTTACGGGAGGGGCCGAACCGGCCGCCGCCGAACTGCGGTCGGTGGGGGGATTTTGGAAGATCGCAGTCGCCGCGCTGGTCCTTGGAGGCCTCGTGATTGCAGGCATCCTCATGTGGCTTGGACAGACTAGCCCGGCGCCCATCGCTGAAGCCGATGTTCCGAGCATCGCTCCGTCAGCCCCGCAGTCCGCGCCGGAACGTGCCCCGACGGCACCCCCGCCAAGCCCGGTGCCGACGCCGGACCCGCCCGCCATAGCGGTGCCGCGACCCCTTGCGCCCGTGCCCATCGCTCCCGAAGCGGCTCCTATGCCGCAGGCGACGGTAAGGGTGGCTGATCCCGGAACCGGCATCACGACACCCATTCCGCGGACGGGTTCCCTGACGATCCATAAGTATGAGAAGCCGGCGACGCCGACCGGCTTGCCTCACGACGGAATGGCCCTGACTGCGGCCCAGTTGGAGGGAATGACACCTATGGCGGGGGTGACGTTCACGGTGCAGAAGGTCAACAACATTGACCTGACGACGAATGCGGGCTGGGCTGCGGCGGCCGCCTTGACTCCGGCGCAGGCCGCGGCGCAGGCGGCCACTCCGGGCTCCACGGCCACGACCGATGCGAGCGGAACAGCGACCCTGGGGAACCTTCCGCTGGGCCTGTATCTGGTGACGGAGACCGGTTACCCGGCGGGCGTGACTCCTTCGGCCCCGTTCCTGGTGACTCTTCCCATGACCGACCCCGCGGGCGGGAACGGCTGGATCTATGACGTGAACGTCTACCCCAAGAACGCCGTGACCACCGCGACGAAGACCGTGAATGATGCGTCGGTGGTCAAACTCGGCGACAACGTGCAGTGGACCATCACGTCAGATATCCCCAACGTCAATCCGATCGATGGGTACCGGATTGTCGACAAGCTCGATTCGAAGCTGAGCTACGCGAACTCGGCGGTGGCGCTCTCGAACAACGCGGCACTGGTGTTGGACACCGATTACACGGTCGTGTTCGATACGGCCTCGAACACGCTCATGATCGACTTCACCGCGAGCGGCCGGGCCATCTTGGCTGCGAACCCCACGGCCAAGGTCCTGGTGACGGTGAACTCCACCGTCAGTACGGTCGGTGAGATCGCGAACACGGCTCTTGTCTACCCGAACGCGGCCAGCTTCGCCATCACTCCGGGCCAGCCCGGCGGTCCCGTCCTCACTCCTCCCGTAAGCACCACCAAGTGGGGCGACATCGTGCTGCACAAGAAGGATTCCCAGAGCTCCGCGGCCCTGTCCGGTGCCGTGTTCTCGGTCTACCCGAGCCGGGCCGATGCCCTGGCCGGCACCAAAGCGATCAGCGTCGGAGGGGTCAGTTCCTGGACCACCGATGCCAGCGGCAACCTGGTGATCTCCGGACTGCGCTACTCCAACTGGGCCAACGGAAAACCCGTGGGTCCGGGCCAGCCCGGCTACCAGAGCTACTGGCTTGTGGAGACCAAGGCCCCGGCCGGCTACGAGCTTCTCGCCCAGCCGGTCGAGACAGCGGTCACCAGCAACGATCCCTCCGCCGTGACGGTGACGATCGGGAACATCAAGCAGAACACCGGATTCCAGCTGCCACTCACGGGTGCGGGAACCTGGCCCCTGACCGCCGGCGGGATCCTCGTGCTGGCAGGAGCAGGCCTGTTCATGGCCACCGGCCGCCGGAAGCCGGCCGAAGCCAAATAG
- a CDS encoding SDR family NAD(P)-dependent oxidoreductase — translation MTTRANELTALVTGATAGLGAQFARQLAQSGHHLVLVARDEGRLRTSAEVLERDFSISVEVLPADLTSDVGVEAVAARLRDASRPVDVLVNNAGIGLLGSFEKNDLEDEKRHLRLHVQTPMELCHAALEVMLARKSGRIINVASVAAFANRGSYSAAKAWQVSFSRWANTAYAGSGVKVTAVCPGFTHTEFHDRMGMDKSVAPRFLWLKAERVVREGLEDNAKGKGVSIPTKRYKAITAVMRFLPAKLTSGPPRRPLK, via the coding sequence ATGACAACTCGTGCCAACGAACTCACCGCCTTGGTCACCGGGGCTACTGCCGGACTCGGTGCTCAATTCGCCCGCCAACTGGCCCAATCAGGTCATCACCTCGTCCTCGTGGCCCGCGACGAAGGGCGGTTGCGGACAAGCGCTGAGGTCCTTGAGCGGGACTTCAGTATCTCGGTGGAGGTCCTCCCCGCGGACTTGACCTCCGACGTCGGGGTTGAGGCCGTCGCGGCCAGGCTGCGTGACGCCTCGCGGCCTGTGGATGTGCTGGTCAACAATGCCGGAATCGGTTTGCTGGGCTCTTTCGAAAAGAACGATCTGGAAGACGAAAAACGGCATCTGCGGCTTCATGTCCAGACACCCATGGAGCTGTGCCACGCGGCCTTGGAGGTGATGTTGGCACGCAAGTCGGGCCGGATCATCAACGTCGCGAGCGTTGCGGCGTTCGCGAACCGGGGAAGCTATTCGGCAGCCAAGGCTTGGCAAGTCAGCTTCAGCCGTTGGGCGAACACTGCCTATGCCGGCAGCGGAGTGAAAGTCACCGCGGTATGCCCGGGCTTCACCCACACGGAATTCCACGATCGCATGGGCATGGACAAGTCAGTGGCCCCGCGTTTCCTGTGGCTGAAGGCCGAGCGGGTTGTCCGGGAAGGACTGGAAGACAACGCCAAGGGCAAAGGGGTATCCATCCCGACGAAACGCTACAAAGCGATCACCGCTGTCATGCGTTTCCTGCCGGCGAAGCTTACGTCGGGTCCGCCCCGGAGGCCTCTGAAATAG
- a CDS encoding YegP family protein has product MASQFNLYVDADACLRFQLITGNGDVLLTSKAFNDEDAAIAAIWSVREAAANGRIVDLTGSVPDDHPAS; this is encoded by the coding sequence ATGGCCTCACAATTCAATCTCTACGTTGACGCGGATGCCTGTCTGCGGTTCCAACTTATTACCGGAAATGGGGACGTGCTCCTCACCTCCAAGGCATTCAATGACGAGGATGCGGCAATCGCTGCGATCTGGTCAGTGCGCGAGGCCGCGGCCAACGGGCGCATCGTTGATCTCACCGGTTCGGTGCCGGATGACCACCCCGCCAGCTAA
- a CDS encoding FUSC family protein: MAHFRALNTVPPASNDHLAAVRVALSVAVPALVLLAVGRADLIIYAVFGALTGMYGRAESHQLRLKHQAQAAAVLLAGVSVGTFLSVSHIHSWGLVVVEALLAGVGSLFSDKVRLKPNGPFFGILALGACASVPATIPFIAAVLICAASAAFSIMVGFAGWLRYRVWKRGAIRDIPAFSTQLRQAAGLHAARYVLAVGAAGACGVLTGSGHPHWAMAAAAVPLAGADMPSRLHRGIHRIVGTFLGLAIVAVVLFPGPLSPLHYFPGQTTVILALLVIGFQFPTELFMSRHYGWAMVFFTPVILLMTQLAAPADPGVLVLERGVETFVGAVIGIAVAVLVQVPRLASRRRSISEASGADPT, encoded by the coding sequence ATGGCCCATTTCCGTGCGCTCAATACCGTTCCACCGGCAAGCAACGATCACCTGGCTGCCGTCCGCGTCGCACTGAGCGTCGCCGTGCCGGCGCTTGTGCTTCTCGCGGTTGGCCGGGCGGACCTCATCATTTACGCCGTGTTCGGCGCCCTGACCGGCATGTACGGCCGTGCCGAGTCACACCAACTGCGGCTCAAGCACCAAGCGCAAGCCGCTGCCGTGCTCTTGGCCGGCGTCTCGGTGGGCACGTTCTTGTCCGTCTCGCACATCCATTCATGGGGATTGGTAGTAGTCGAGGCGCTCTTGGCAGGCGTGGGCTCGCTGTTCTCGGACAAGGTACGGCTCAAGCCCAACGGCCCGTTCTTCGGAATCCTGGCCCTGGGGGCATGCGCTTCCGTTCCCGCGACCATCCCCTTCATTGCCGCGGTCCTGATCTGCGCGGCATCGGCAGCGTTCTCGATAATGGTCGGTTTTGCCGGGTGGCTTCGGTACCGGGTGTGGAAACGTGGCGCCATCCGGGATATTCCGGCATTCAGCACTCAGCTACGCCAGGCAGCCGGGCTTCACGCGGCCCGGTATGTGCTCGCCGTCGGCGCGGCAGGTGCTTGCGGGGTGCTCACGGGCAGCGGGCATCCGCACTGGGCCATGGCCGCCGCCGCCGTTCCGCTCGCCGGAGCCGATATGCCCAGCCGGCTACATCGCGGCATCCACCGCATCGTGGGGACGTTCCTCGGCTTGGCGATTGTCGCCGTCGTGCTCTTTCCAGGTCCGCTGTCCCCGCTGCACTATTTCCCAGGGCAAACCACCGTCATCCTTGCCCTGCTGGTGATCGGCTTCCAGTTCCCTACTGAGCTGTTCATGAGCAGGCACTACGGCTGGGCGATGGTGTTCTTCACCCCGGTCATCCTGCTGATGACCCAACTGGCTGCGCCCGCGGACCCTGGCGTGCTCGTCCTGGAACGCGGGGTGGAGACGTTCGTGGGAGCCGTGATCGGGATTGCGGTGGCGGTGCTGGTCCAGGTGCCCCGGCTTGCTTCGCGGCGCAGATCTATTTCAGAGGCCTCCGGGGCGGACCCGACGTAA
- a CDS encoding class C sortase has translation MMVIAAIGLGLVLYPQAADWFSSISHSSQLSGYAQEVEQLEPSARTKVLDRAREYNSRIPGGQLRDPYSAQAPMPALEGQLRDYQSQLNVANDDVVGRFRYPSLNIDLPIFHGTSDDVLAKGVGHLYGSSLPVGGPGTHSVLTSHSGIPNAELFNPLHSAKTGDIFSTEVMDHTFLYKVNRIEVVKPDDISSLKITAGEDSITLVTCTPIGVNSHRLLVHASRIADIPKDAPEQKTLAGRQANIGFPYWIVYFVGGLLAFYLAFLAWNRRRVR, from the coding sequence ATGATGGTCATCGCCGCAATCGGCCTGGGCCTGGTCCTTTACCCCCAGGCAGCTGACTGGTTCAGCTCGATATCCCACAGCAGCCAACTTTCCGGCTATGCGCAGGAAGTCGAACAGCTTGAACCCTCGGCCCGGACGAAAGTGTTGGACCGGGCACGCGAATACAACTCCCGGATCCCCGGCGGACAACTGCGGGACCCCTACTCCGCCCAGGCCCCGATGCCGGCATTGGAAGGGCAGCTGCGGGATTATCAGAGCCAGTTGAACGTAGCCAACGACGACGTGGTCGGAAGATTCCGCTACCCGTCCCTGAACATTGATCTGCCGATCTTCCACGGAACCAGCGATGACGTTCTAGCCAAAGGCGTGGGCCACCTCTACGGCTCCTCCCTTCCCGTAGGCGGCCCGGGCACGCACAGCGTCCTGACATCGCACTCGGGGATTCCGAATGCGGAACTCTTCAATCCCCTCCACAGCGCGAAAACGGGTGACATCTTCTCCACCGAAGTCATGGACCACACGTTCCTCTACAAGGTAAACAGGATCGAAGTGGTCAAACCGGATGACATTTCCTCACTGAAAATCACCGCGGGGGAGGACTCCATCACTTTGGTAACGTGTACCCCCATCGGAGTGAACTCGCACCGGCTCCTAGTTCACGCATCCCGGATCGCAGACATCCCCAAAGACGCACCGGAACAGAAAACGCTGGCAGGGCGCCAAGCCAACATTGGATTCCCGTACTGGATCGTCTACTTCGTGGGAGGCTTGCTGGCCTTCTACCTGGCTTTTCTTGCCTGGAACCGTCGACGAGTCCGATGA
- a CDS encoding DUF7927 domain-containing protein has protein sequence MKQSLPAKLLAILLTTTIVGLGLGGTLLSPAYATTPGTPGVPQAGTPVYTEDFSSQDASAAAINILNYTGGAAAAFSTYTADPQWTPAGNQCNGWIMSWTTPNPPASDAGCQRNLGTTWPSLRSMAQALGVAQGQSPAQAQTNQALTEYTNALSGSITAGTEFRTVKTIPAIAGHYYAVSAYFAAVNCPAQGGASQPQETFSLLVNGTPIVLSSGLNPCTSSTDWSTQVTKLQSAAYMIPTGTTANLGLSLYNAQTSGSGNDVAFDLPQIVDVTPQLDKSFSPALIAPGQASTVTLTVTNTSDLKAKNDWSITDTLPAGVVIAPNPAIGGTCAQVTGAAFVKTGAAGSNTFTATGGDLAVGQASCTITFNVTAAGEGTYVNGPANIVTNLNPPANATLTVRAPRITLTKALGAPRQAATDQFAVQIRTGGAAGAVVNNTTNSTTTGTGSSVTAGTGTTGAYVATAGTAYTLTEAAAGTANLANYAGTITCTDSFSLQTGLPVGAAFSGSLAITPVAGANITCTLSNTAQPIINVAKQPGTVTGPDANGNFVANYTVTVANTGSVAGTYGTLADTPAFAPNLAATSAAWTTTGSGAPAGGSSSTAGPYTLAPAGSAIGPGVTQTFNLAVTFHYTNTTPLPACAGPGTGLFNSVALPAGQEQGPTTDNSACDSLTPNLVASKNVDPVAGTMVQPGQVLSYSLSFDNTTGTAPAAVSYTDWLADVLDASTLVANSITTTATSGTPLVVTNNSGAAPRTLAVTGTVAAGAKSVVTYQVKVNSAGNLGDASLENYLTPSTTITPPTSCPAGSATCTVNPVGVWTLGKTASPASGTSINPGDPSANRVITYTVTATNSTANPITGVILTDDLSQVLNNATFTAGSANLTVNGSTPLAVPDPGTGSTLATPSFTLPGNSTAVLTYSVTVNANAWLVTVKNGATGNGIVPPARCVTGGSAPLDPACFTTNPTTGHLFVQKAGPGTTQGSTVPLTGSTFEIHNDAAGQMGPTVVGVNSPVSGSPGLVEVRNLLPGTYWLLETKAPVGYSLLATPVKFTIAPNGSIALDPATAGTSVTANNRTITVLDMASVKLPFAGGPGTAGIFGGTVLGILALMTSLALIVFRRANKTPQTQTP, from the coding sequence ATGAAGCAGTCCCTTCCAGCCAAGCTACTGGCAATTCTCCTCACCACAACGATTGTCGGCCTTGGCTTGGGCGGCACCCTGCTTTCACCCGCATATGCGACGACGCCGGGAACCCCGGGAGTGCCTCAGGCGGGTACGCCGGTTTACACCGAAGACTTCAGCAGTCAGGATGCTTCGGCGGCTGCCATCAACATCCTGAACTACACCGGCGGTGCGGCAGCCGCGTTCTCGACGTACACGGCGGACCCGCAATGGACGCCGGCTGGAAACCAGTGCAACGGCTGGATCATGAGTTGGACCACGCCCAACCCTCCGGCCTCAGACGCTGGTTGCCAGCGCAACCTCGGCACGACGTGGCCCTCGCTACGGAGCATGGCCCAAGCGCTCGGCGTAGCGCAGGGGCAGAGCCCGGCGCAAGCACAAACGAATCAGGCTCTGACGGAGTACACGAATGCCTTGAGCGGTTCCATCACAGCCGGCACGGAATTCCGCACAGTGAAGACCATTCCCGCGATCGCCGGGCACTACTACGCCGTGTCGGCCTATTTCGCGGCTGTGAACTGTCCTGCCCAGGGCGGCGCCAGTCAACCTCAGGAGACGTTCAGTCTTCTCGTGAACGGCACTCCGATCGTGCTGAGCTCCGGGCTGAACCCATGCACCAGTTCCACTGACTGGTCGACTCAGGTGACCAAATTGCAGTCAGCGGCGTACATGATTCCGACCGGAACGACCGCGAACCTCGGGCTGTCTCTGTACAACGCCCAGACCAGTGGCTCGGGTAACGACGTGGCGTTCGACCTGCCCCAGATCGTCGACGTGACCCCGCAGTTGGACAAGTCGTTCAGTCCTGCGCTCATTGCCCCCGGCCAGGCCTCCACCGTGACGCTCACCGTGACCAATACCAGCGACCTGAAGGCGAAGAACGACTGGAGCATCACCGATACGCTGCCCGCCGGCGTCGTGATCGCCCCTAACCCCGCGATCGGCGGAACGTGTGCCCAGGTGACCGGTGCCGCATTCGTCAAAACGGGAGCCGCCGGATCGAACACCTTCACGGCCACGGGCGGTGATCTTGCCGTAGGGCAGGCATCCTGCACCATCACGTTCAATGTGACGGCAGCTGGAGAGGGGACGTATGTCAACGGTCCCGCGAACATCGTGACCAACCTCAACCCGCCCGCGAACGCCACTCTTACCGTCCGGGCGCCGCGGATCACCTTGACCAAGGCCCTCGGAGCACCGCGTCAGGCGGCAACGGACCAGTTCGCCGTGCAGATCCGCACCGGCGGGGCGGCAGGCGCGGTGGTTAACAACACGACCAACTCGACCACGACAGGTACGGGATCGTCAGTAACTGCGGGAACCGGCACCACCGGCGCCTACGTGGCCACCGCTGGAACCGCGTATACCCTGACCGAAGCGGCCGCCGGTACGGCCAACCTTGCGAACTATGCCGGCACCATTACCTGTACGGACTCGTTCAGCCTGCAGACCGGTTTGCCCGTCGGTGCAGCGTTCAGCGGTTCGCTGGCCATCACCCCGGTGGCCGGGGCGAACATTACCTGCACCCTGTCAAACACCGCCCAGCCGATCATCAACGTAGCCAAGCAGCCCGGCACGGTCACCGGTCCGGATGCGAACGGCAACTTTGTCGCCAACTACACCGTCACCGTGGCCAACACCGGCTCGGTGGCCGGGACCTACGGCACCCTGGCCGACACTCCGGCGTTCGCCCCGAACCTGGCTGCAACGAGTGCTGCTTGGACGACTACCGGGAGCGGTGCTCCTGCTGGTGGGTCGTCGTCGACCGCCGGTCCTTACACCCTGGCTCCGGCGGGTTCTGCCATCGGTCCAGGGGTCACGCAGACCTTCAACCTCGCGGTGACGTTCCACTACACCAACACCACTCCATTGCCGGCGTGCGCCGGCCCGGGGACAGGTCTGTTCAACTCGGTTGCGTTGCCGGCTGGCCAGGAGCAGGGCCCGACGACGGACAACTCCGCCTGTGACTCCCTGACGCCCAATCTGGTGGCCTCCAAAAACGTGGATCCGGTGGCCGGGACCATGGTCCAGCCCGGGCAGGTTCTGAGCTACTCGCTGTCCTTTGACAACACCACCGGCACCGCCCCGGCTGCAGTCAGTTACACCGACTGGCTCGCGGACGTTCTGGATGCCTCGACTCTCGTAGCCAACTCCATCACCACGACGGCCACGAGCGGGACTCCCTTGGTTGTCACGAACAACTCGGGGGCAGCGCCGAGAACCCTGGCCGTCACGGGCACCGTCGCTGCCGGCGCGAAGAGCGTCGTCACGTATCAGGTGAAGGTCAATAGCGCCGGCAATCTGGGTGATGCTTCGCTCGAGAACTACCTGACACCATCAACCACCATCACTCCGCCAACGAGCTGCCCGGCCGGAAGTGCCACCTGCACGGTCAATCCCGTGGGCGTGTGGACCCTGGGCAAGACAGCATCCCCTGCTTCCGGAACCTCCATCAACCCGGGCGATCCAAGCGCAAACAGGGTGATCACGTATACGGTGACCGCCACCAACTCCACCGCCAATCCCATCACCGGTGTCATCCTCACCGATGACCTGAGCCAGGTACTGAACAACGCCACGTTCACCGCCGGGTCCGCGAATCTGACCGTCAATGGCAGTACACCCCTCGCAGTCCCGGATCCGGGTACCGGCAGCACGTTGGCGACTCCTTCATTCACTCTGCCCGGCAACAGCACGGCAGTGTTGACCTACTCGGTGACGGTCAACGCGAATGCATGGCTCGTCACCGTGAAGAACGGGGCAACCGGCAACGGGATCGTCCCTCCGGCACGATGCGTCACCGGAGGCTCGGCGCCACTTGACCCTGCATGTTTCACCACGAATCCGACTACCGGCCACCTGTTCGTGCAAAAGGCAGGACCCGGGACAACCCAGGGTTCCACCGTCCCGCTGACCGGCTCGACCTTTGAGATCCACAACGATGCTGCAGGGCAAATGGGTCCCACCGTCGTCGGAGTGAACAGCCCAGTATCGGGGTCACCCGGACTGGTCGAGGTCAGGAATTTGCTTCCTGGGACCTACTGGCTGCTCGAAACCAAAGCCCCGGTCGGCTACTCGCTTCTGGCCACCCCCGTGAAGTTCACCATTGCGCCGAACGGCAGCATCGCCTTGGACCCGGCCACCGCAGGAACGTCAGTAACAGCAAACAACCGGACCATCACTGTTCTGGATATGGCGTCCGTCAAGCTTCCATTCGCCGGTGGGCCAGGCACTGCCGGCATCTTCGGCGGAACGGTTCTCGGGATCCTCGCGCTCATGACTTCCCTCGCCCTCATCGTCTTCAGGCGAGCGAACAAGACCCCACAAACCCAAACTCCTTAG
- a CDS encoding SpaH/EbpB family LPXTG-anchored major pilin, with translation MKSSKVRRGIRASLAAIASAGMLALGAGGAHAANTANIDPSKTGSLTIHKYEKPATPTNLPNDGTALTPAQTAALTPMAGVTFTVQKVNNIDLTTNAGWTAAAALTPAQAAAQAATPGSTTTTDASGTASLGNLPLGLYLVTETGYPAGITPSAPFLVTLPMTDPAGGNGWLYDVNVYPKNAVTTATKTVNDASAIKLGDAVTWTITSDIPNVNPIDGYRIVDKLDSKLSYTSSTVALSNNAALVLNTDYTVAFDTATNTLTVDFTATGRAVLAANPTAKVLVTVNTTVSTVGEIANTALVYPNAASFAITPGQPNGPVVTPPVITKWGDIVLHKKDSQSSAALAGAVFSVYPTQADALAGTNAISVGGVSSWTTDASGNLVISGLRYSNWANGATVTPGQPGYQSYWLVETKAPSGYELLAQPVETTVTSNDPSVVTVTINNVPHNAGFQLPLTGGVGTWALTAGGILVLAGAGLFMVTGRRKRNEAK, from the coding sequence ATGAAATCATCGAAGGTGAGGCGCGGCATAAGAGCCTCTCTGGCCGCAATAGCCTCAGCTGGGATGCTCGCCCTCGGAGCCGGAGGTGCACACGCGGCGAACACCGCGAACATCGATCCGTCCAAGACAGGTTCGTTGACAATCCATAAGTACGAGAAGCCGGCGACGCCGACGAACCTGCCCAACGATGGAACGGCACTGACCCCGGCCCAGACCGCGGCACTGACCCCGATGGCCGGGGTGACGTTCACGGTGCAGAAGGTCAACAACATTGACCTGACGACCAACGCCGGCTGGACTGCCGCGGCAGCCTTGACGCCGGCCCAGGCCGCGGCGCAGGCGGCCACCCCGGGCTCCACGACCACGACGGACGCGAGCGGAACGGCGAGCCTGGGGAACCTTCCGCTGGGCCTGTATCTGGTGACGGAGACCGGCTATCCTGCCGGTATCACTCCCTCGGCCCCGTTCCTGGTGACCCTTCCAATGACGGACCCCGCGGGCGGGAACGGCTGGCTGTATGACGTGAACGTCTACCCCAAGAACGCCGTGACTACAGCGACGAAGACCGTGAACGACGCCTCCGCGATCAAGCTCGGTGACGCGGTAACGTGGACCATCACGTCCGACATTCCCAACGTCAACCCGATCGATGGGTACCGGATTGTCGATAAGCTCGATTCGAAGCTGAGCTACACCAGCTCGACAGTTGCGCTTTCGAACAACGCGGCACTGGTGTTGAACACCGATTACACGGTCGCGTTCGATACGGCCACGAATACCCTCACGGTCGACTTCACCGCCACCGGCCGGGCCGTGCTCGCGGCCAACCCCACGGCCAAGGTCCTGGTCACAGTGAACACCACCGTCAGTACGGTCGGTGAGATCGCGAACACGGCTCTTGTCTACCCGAACGCGGCCAGCTTCGCCATCACTCCGGGCCAGCCCAACGGTCCGGTCGTCACTCCTCCAGTTATTACCAAGTGGGGCGACATCGTGCTGCACAAGAAGGATTCCCAGAGCTCCGCGGCCCTGGCCGGCGCCGTGTTCTCGGTCTACCCGACCCAGGCCGACGCCCTGGCCGGCACGAACGCGATCAGCGTCGGAGGGGTCAGTTCCTGGACCACCGATGCCAGCGGCAACCTGGTGATCTCCGGACTGCGCTACTCCAACTGGGCCAACGGGGCAACAGTGACCCCGGGCCAGCCCGGCTACCAGAGCTACTGGCTTGTGGAGACCAAGGCCCCGTCCGGCTACGAGCTGCTCGCCCAGCCGGTCGAGACCACGGTCACCAGCAACGACCCGTCAGTGGTCACAGTGACGATCAACAACGTCCCGCATAACGCCGGGTTCCAGCTGCCCCTCACCGGTGGTGTGGGAACCTGGGCCCTGACCGCCGGAGGGATCCTCGTGCTGGCAGGCGCCGGTCTCTTCATGGTCACCGGCCGACGGAAGCGCAACGAGGCAAAGTAA